A stretch of Brachyspira suanatina DNA encodes these proteins:
- a CDS encoding anaerobic sulfatase maturase, with amino-acid sequence MNKGYHLMAKPFGPICNIRCEYCFYLEKKSLFKYSEKYKMSYEVLENYIKKYIETQDIPEISFVWQGGEPTLASLDFYKDVVKLQKKYTGNKNITNSLQTNGLLIDDDWCKFLKENNFLVGLSLDGNKDIHDKYRKDIFGNGTFDRVFNSLKLLQDYNIDFNVLASVSRYSSKYPLEIYNFFKENKVKYIQFSPIVERLPDEEAKKLSLTHSIPNSNSNEKVTDYSVEPECYGDFLISIFDEWVKKDVGEIFVMNFEWALTSWLGLDSTICLFAKECSGCTVVEHNGDIYSCDHYVYPDYKIGNIITDNPRYIIDSDKQKTFGLKKSNLPKNCLRCDALFACRGECPKNRFDKFYDGEDGKNYLCEGYKKYFYHIHPYMKAMRELLENNIDIREIMRIKESPIVVVKKNN; translated from the coding sequence ATGAATAAAGGTTATCATTTAATGGCTAAGCCTTTCGGCCCTATATGTAATATAAGATGTGAATATTGTTTTTATTTAGAGAAAAAATCATTATTTAAATACAGTGAAAAATATAAAATGTCTTATGAGGTTTTAGAAAATTATATAAAAAAATATATAGAAACTCAGGACATACCGGAAATAAGTTTTGTTTGGCAGGGCGGGGAGCCTACTCTTGCTTCTTTGGATTTTTATAAAGATGTTGTAAAACTTCAAAAAAAATATACGGGTAATAAAAATATCACTAATTCATTGCAAACTAATGGGCTTTTAATAGATGATGATTGGTGTAAATTCTTAAAAGAAAATAATTTTCTTGTTGGTTTAAGTTTAGACGGCAATAAAGATATTCATGATAAATACAGAAAAGATATTTTTGGAAATGGTACTTTTGACAGAGTTTTTAATTCTTTGAAACTGCTTCAGGATTATAATATAGATTTCAATGTTTTAGCTTCTGTAAGCAGATACTCTTCTAAATATCCTTTAGAAATATATAACTTCTTCAAAGAAAATAAAGTTAAATATATACAATTTTCTCCTATAGTAGAAAGACTTCCAGATGAAGAAGCTAAAAAACTTTCTCTAACTCATTCTATACCTAACAGCAATTCAAATGAAAAAGTTACTGATTATTCTGTAGAGCCTGAATGTTATGGAGATTTTTTAATATCTATTTTTGATGAATGGGTTAAAAAAGATGTTGGGGAAATATTTGTTATGAACTTTGAATGGGCTTTAACTTCTTGGCTTGGTTTAGATAGTACTATATGTTTATTTGCAAAAGAATGCAGCGGCTGTACTGTAGTTGAGCATAATGGGGATATTTACAGCTGCGATCATTATGTTTATCCTGATTATAAAATAGGTAACATAATAACAGATAATCCTAGATATATAATTGATTCAGATAAACAGAAAACTTTCGGACTTAAAAAATCGAATTTGCCTAAAAACTGTTTAAGATGCGATGCTTTATTTGCCTGCAGAGGAGAATGCCCAAAAAATAGATTCGATAAATTTTATGATGGTGAAGATGGAAAAAATTATTTATGTGAAGGATACAAAAAATATTTTTATCATATCCACCCTTACATGAAAGCTATGAGGGAGCTTTTGGAAAATAATATAGATATTAGAGAGATTATGAGAATAAAGGAAAGCCCTATTGTAGTGGTGAAAAAGAATAATTAA
- a CDS encoding arylsulfatase — protein MTNKFKKGFCFGTSLMVAASAVSCSTETQSEKPNIVYIVLDDMGFGDLGCYGSSISTPNIDALAQNGIRYVNYFTSPLSSPSRASLLTGCEANKVGMGVVSDVDFGELAPNITGRIKKEHAPFTHTLQANGYNTYAIGKWHLGPYDEFTPDGDKYHWPSGKGFDKNYNFVASQANQNQPGGMIEGDNYIIADTSDPNYHLSQDIVDKTLEYIDESKNEPFFAYVAFGAMHGPFNVAKKYIDKYKGKFDHGWDVERQKIFERQKELGIMPADAILSERNEDVPAWDSLTEKEKAVAIRHMETYAGFLEHTDEQIGRLISEMKKRGVYDNTIFIVVSDNGANYNGGRTGSLMAHANENLYVHDIDTQYNLIDEFGSAVYGTEYNSGWANVSNTPLRYFKTKAHYGGVKTFCIASWANGIADKGRISKEMIAVFDISPTMLDVLGFEPLTEVNGVKQEKMQGISFKESFESSEPMTNPRKEIALMMMLDRTYADGSGYIIVTNPKTQEWELYDINNDPTQMKNLASSMPDKVKEMASKYEETVKRDFNGAQNLLIDFAHRVDSKILIERYGQLAKDVLTSMQTGKAVSKDAEEYMRLYRFFSFVPKGIGYAGVGSVWYRPPSSKLRATNYTYKKEDGYFFSLSAAHTGSVSHKINVDVEVPNKASGVIYANGGLDGGYVLYVNYDGNLVYEYNHLGERQKVISPTKLESGNHNIVMDYKKDDVNSGVIDMIIDGNVVATSDINTLPIMISYDYFSIGEDVGSKVSLYYKDNYAFNGNVEEVNINLGDDLLK, from the coding sequence ATGACAAATAAATTTAAAAAAGGATTTTGTTTCGGTACATCTTTAATGGTGGCTGCTTCTGCAGTATCATGTTCAACTGAAACTCAATCAGAGAAGCCTAATATTGTTTATATAGTATTAGATGATATGGGATTCGGTGATTTAGGCTGTTATGGTTCAAGCATATCCACACCGAATATTGATGCTTTGGCTCAAAATGGTATAAGGTATGTTAATTATTTTACTTCTCCTTTGAGTTCGCCAAGCAGAGCATCACTTCTTACAGGATGCGAAGCCAATAAGGTTGGAATGGGAGTTGTAAGCGATGTTGATTTTGGAGAATTAGCTCCAAATATCACAGGAAGAATAAAAAAAGAACATGCCCCTTTCACTCATACATTGCAGGCTAACGGATACAATACTTATGCTATAGGAAAATGGCATTTAGGGCCTTATGATGAGTTTACACCAGACGGAGATAAATATCATTGGCCTTCAGGAAAAGGTTTTGATAAAAATTACAATTTCGTAGCTAGTCAGGCTAATCAGAATCAGCCGGGCGGTATGATAGAAGGGGATAATTATATAATAGCAGATACGTCAGATCCTAATTATCATTTAAGCCAAGATATAGTTGATAAAACTTTAGAATATATTGATGAATCTAAAAACGAACCTTTCTTTGCTTATGTGGCATTCGGTGCTATGCATGGCCCTTTTAATGTCGCTAAAAAATATATAGATAAATATAAAGGCAAATTTGATCATGGCTGGGACGTTGAAAGACAAAAGATATTTGAAAGACAAAAAGAATTAGGTATAATGCCTGCTGATGCAATATTGTCAGAAAGAAATGAAGATGTACCTGCTTGGGATAGCTTAACAGAAAAAGAAAAAGCAGTTGCTATAAGACATATGGAAACTTATGCAGGCTTTTTAGAACATACTGATGAACAAATAGGACGCTTAATTTCAGAAATGAAAAAAAGGGGCGTATATGATAATACTATCTTTATAGTAGTTTCAGATAATGGAGCTAATTATAATGGAGGAAGAACAGGAAGTTTAATGGCTCATGCTAATGAAAACTTATATGTTCATGATATAGATACTCAATACAATTTGATAGATGAATTCGGAAGTGCTGTATACGGAACAGAGTATAACAGCGGCTGGGCTAATGTTTCAAATACTCCATTAAGATATTTTAAAACTAAAGCACATTACGGCGGAGTTAAAACTTTCTGTATAGCTTCTTGGGCTAATGGCATAGCTGATAAAGGCAGAATATCAAAAGAGATGATAGCGGTATTTGATATTTCACCTACTATGCTTGATGTATTAGGTTTTGAGCCTCTCACAGAAGTTAATGGTGTTAAACAGGAAAAGATGCAGGGTATATCTTTTAAAGAAAGTTTTGAAAGTTCTGAACCTATGACTAATCCTAGAAAAGAAATAGCTTTAATGATGATGCTTGACAGAACCTATGCAGACGGAAGCGGATATATTATTGTAACTAATCCTAAAACTCAGGAATGGGAGCTTTATGATATAAATAATGATCCTACTCAAATGAAAAATCTAGCTTCTTCTATGCCGGATAAAGTAAAAGAGATGGCTTCAAAATATGAAGAAACTGTAAAAAGAGATTTTAACGGAGCACAAAATTTATTAATTGATTTTGCTCATAGGGTAGACAGTAAAATATTAATAGAGCGTTACGGACAATTAGCAAAAGATGTACTTACTTCTATGCAGACTGGTAAAGCAGTTTCAAAAGATGCAGAAGAATATATGAGATTATACAGATTCTTTAGCTTTGTTCCTAAAGGTATAGGATATGCTGGTGTAGGTTCAGTTTGGTACCGACCTCCTTCATCAAAACTTAGAGCAACAAATTATACTTATAAAAAAGAAGACGGATATTTCTTCTCATTATCAGCAGCACATACAGGATCAGTTTCTCATAAAATAAATGTTGATGTAGAAGTTCCTAATAAAGCTTCTGGTGTTATATATGCTAATGGCGGTTTAGACGGAGGTTATGTATTATATGTAAATTATGATGGTAATTTAGTATATGAATACAATCATTTAGGAGAAAGACAAAAAGTTATATCTCCTACAAAACTTGAATCAGGAAATCATAATATAGTTATGGACTATAAAAAAGATGATGTAAACAGCGGAGTCATTGATATGATTATAGACGGAAATGTTGTTGCTACTTCAGATATAAATACTTTGCCTATAATGATTTCTTATGACTATTTCAGTATTGGGGAAGATGTAGGATCTAAAGTAAGTTTGTATTATAAAGATAATTATGCATTTAATGGAAATGTAGAAGAAGTTAATATAAATTTAGGAGATGATTTACTTAAATAA